In Polynucleobacter sp. es-EL-1, the following are encoded in one genomic region:
- a CDS encoding 3-hydroxyacyl-CoA dehydrogenase family protein has translation MNQYIGIIGTGTMAAGIAAGFISHGMPVAILGRSKEKSDSCLKKAIALAINIGLHSEKTSQDLASIEAAQVSAVLNEWDNWAQCSYIIETVSENLALKQEIFSYLDEKVPEGIPIGSNSSGFPISKIAAGLKTAKRMMGAHYFMPAQVVPLVEIVLGAKTDPAIAEQVCQLYRDINKKPVLVKKDIPGFLANRIQHALMREALSLVEEGIASPADIDDAVRYSFGFRYAAVGPMTQKEISGWDGMANAAKEIYPSLSNITTLPPKLVELMNEGKTGMKAGEGFRKWTPDEIEQTSDSYSKRLKAAFDVLNMK, from the coding sequence ATGAATCAATATATTGGCATTATTGGTACAGGAACCATGGCCGCTGGAATAGCAGCTGGGTTTATATCTCATGGCATGCCTGTAGCGATTCTAGGCAGAAGCAAAGAAAAATCTGATTCCTGCCTCAAAAAAGCGATTGCACTGGCTATCAACATTGGATTGCACAGCGAGAAAACATCACAGGATCTGGCAAGTATTGAAGCGGCACAAGTCAGCGCAGTATTGAATGAATGGGATAACTGGGCTCAATGCTCGTACATTATTGAAACTGTCTCTGAGAATCTAGCGCTTAAGCAAGAAATCTTTAGCTATCTTGATGAAAAAGTTCCCGAGGGTATTCCGATTGGAAGCAATAGCTCTGGTTTTCCTATTAGCAAAATTGCCGCAGGTCTGAAGACAGCCAAGCGCATGATGGGTGCGCATTACTTCATGCCTGCCCAAGTGGTTCCCTTGGTAGAAATCGTACTCGGCGCAAAAACAGATCCCGCCATTGCTGAACAAGTTTGCCAACTCTATCGAGATATCAATAAGAAACCAGTCTTGGTTAAAAAAGATATTCCTGGATTTTTGGCCAACCGTATTCAGCATGCCTTAATGAGAGAGGCACTATCTCTAGTAGAAGAAGGTATTGCAAGCCCTGCAGATATTGATGATGCCGTGCGCTACAGCTTTGGATTTCGTTATGCGGCGGTAGGCCCCATGACCCAAAAAGAAATTTCTGGCTGGGATGGAATGGCTAATGCGGCAAAAGAAATCTATCCGTCTTTATCTAACATCACTACCCTCCCACCAAAACTAGTAGAGCTTATGAATGAAGGCAAAACCGGCATGAAGGCAGGGGAAGGCTTTAGAAAATGGACCCCAGATGAAATTGAGCAGACATCAGACTCTTACTCCAAAAGACTAAAAGCGGCTTTTGATGTGCTGAACATGAAATAA